A segment of the Mugil cephalus isolate CIBA_MC_2020 chromosome 13, CIBA_Mcephalus_1.1, whole genome shotgun sequence genome:
gcctgcagattttttttttttttttttttcctgttagttgaaaaacaaaaatcccagTAGTGTGTTACCAGTCTTAGCTAAGGAGTTAGCAGAGACCACAAACAGTGCCAAAAGAGAAATAATATTGGACTTCCATTTAATTCCAAATGGAAATGTAATTGGAAAATAGAATATGGTTTGTTTGTAGTTTGTTCTGCTGAACCCAGGTCTATCCAATAATGCTGTCACAATAATATATTAACCTAATTATGTCACCCTTTCAATATAAGATACGATATCTGACTGAATGAAGATAAAGTAGAATCAAACTGTGTCGTAcaaataatttatcattttaatttttctgttgcGATGCCTCCTTATTTAGAAACAAAATAAGAGGTCATATGATCAACAAGCAAACTTAATTACACACTCAATCACGATGACATCCTCTCCATTTCTTCACTAATAACATTAATGGATGTGTGATtctgttgtggtgttgtgttgagCAGATTAAAATAATGTCCAGTTGAAGTGCATGTGCTCTGCCTGCCCTGCACCCCAACCAATCTGAACTATATTTATCATGATATTTCTTACTTCATTCTATTCCTTTTAAGTAAATCTTTGTTCTGACGTCATTCTGATAACTTCTTGCACAACATTTTATCCAGAGACTTAGAGAGGTGCGGTAGAATTTACATCTAAGCTGTTCGCCTCCTCCGAAGAGCCTCTCCCTGCTTCATATTGGCAGAAGCCAGATGCACGAAGAAAGTGGGGAGCTTGATAATGGTTCTGAGTCGCTGCACATCTAGGCCTGCTACAGTTAATTCAGTCTGTTGACTCCAGTGCTAATGCCCCTGCCATTTCCAGCCTTCTTGGTAATATACTGTACAAACTGGGGTTTTACAGTGGTGCATACAAAACGTTAAAATGATGAACAGCTATCTGTGAGAACAGCTGCCCCACAATTTGACTTTCAGCCGCCTGGCACCATTCAATCTGAGGCAGATACTTTCAAATATAAAGCCATGCCATGCAATTAATCTGACATACAGTAGATTTGTACCGTCCCTGTATATGATTTCATTATATGGTGCTTATTACATAGTATATTTCCTCAGATGACTGAtgattacattaaaatgcaccATGCCGTAGGCAGtagtatgtgagtgtgtgtgtgagaaaccAGAATAGAATGTAGGGAAAAAAGAATATGGGAAACATTGTGTCGATTTTCCCTTACTTCATGTAATTTCATCCTCAAAGCTGACAACTCTGCACATCAGTCTTCAATTATTCTGAGCCCTTGCCAGTGGCAAGGCTTAATGATGCATTTAAGGGCATGTGTGGTCTCGAAATCTTGGTTTCTGCCATTAATGTAACGACGCAGGGAAAAGGGGGAAGAAGGGTACCGTTAGCTTTCCCAAGCACCAGCTCTCATAATAATTCTGCCACTAATGCAAACAGGTAATTGCTTTGAGAAAGACCATAACCCTCATATTCttgttgaaaaaaaactaaaattgctTGACCACTATAAAAGAACAATCGTCGAAgtaatttatttgtgtttatttaccaGAACAtgtgcagatttttatttatttattttaaagaaaatgtagactatttaattattcaggaaaatgagtgAACATGACATATTTGGTGCAAAAGTCCATTTTCATGCTGCACTGAGGCAAATCTTGTACACAACCGCGACATGGTGGTTAGCACCAAAGCCTCCCAGCGAGAAAGTCCGGGTTCGAGTCAAGCTCGGACCTTGTTAGGATTTATGCTGATAATAataggtttattattattatgttgatgtgtttgataaatacaagaaagaagTCTGACGTGAACTgctgcaaaagtaagtgcacctcCAGCACATTTTTATGCTACATCGAGGCTAATCTTGTACACAATACTGCAGCAATATTCCCAATAAACTGTTTTCTGTGACTGAGCCTAATGGAGCCATTATCACTTTTTGGCTTCTTTTggcatgtgatttttttttttttattttattttattctgttgtttttttgtcattattttccaCAGAATATCACTGGTGGAAAACATCCCAGAAGACATTTCCTTCCTAGAGAATGGCACGTCCTACCTCCCCCTTTCAGTGGGGCTGTACAACCTGCTGGACCAAGCTATCCGGGTTGTAGAGATAGTTTCCCCGCTGTGGCTCCTCAACTCCTCAGATTATGAATCCAGTTTCCAGCCCACTGCCAGACAGGTAAAACCAGACCAAGACCCCAGAGACTGAGCTACAGAAACTCcactttcatttacatttagagcTGGTTTTACAGTTTCAGTCTCCTGTTAGACTTAAGTTTTTGATAAATgttcaaacaaacagaacaaaaatcatcgtaaaaacagtaaaaaaaaaaaatactccatTACACATCTGTCAGAAAGATTATTCAACGAAAAGATGTCCAGCTTCATCCCAGGAAGTCTGCAATGTCAAAGCAGACCTGCTGACAGCGTGATGTATGAGAACAGACACAGATGGTCACCAGTGAAGAAAATCAATGGCTGTTCTTTCAAGGTTTCTGTTATGGTAGCAGGTTTGACTGTTTTCGAGTTCCATGaagcagtgtatttattttggatgtGAACTGGATGTGTTTTATTGAACACTGCCTGAAGGGTTTGGCCAGACTGTGCACCAACAAcacatatacagacacacagtgCATTTTTATAGAGTAGAGGATACCGTAttagaatgaatgaaagcacaATCCTCCTGATGGAatagtaattatttattttagagggCTCTGGCCAGAGAAGAGCTGAAGGCctttgaattttaaatgcaatGCACGGTTAAGACAAAGCTTAACGTGGCAGAAATAtccgtgtgtgtctttgtcctcagtttcCAGGTCACAATATTTTTAAGATTAGACAAAGGCGACTGgacttgtttcagttttttcgAACTCATCCAAGTTCTTGATGCGCTCGCTCGCTTGATGGCTGCTCGCCCTCTGTGCAGATTTTACAAAGCTGAGACTTCTTTCATCTCTTGATTCTACTTTCTGTGAAAAAGCCTGGAATAAAACTTGAATAAATATCACCAAATGTAAGACGCTCTTGGaataacaccaaaaaaaaaaaaaaaagaatcattaTATATTTGGAGGACGCTTCTAGCCTTACATTCCCTTATGCAACTTAAACACACATTCCATTACGATTCTTGGCATAGTCTGCACCACCGGCTTTGAGCCCTCTGTGATCCATAAACTTAATTTGACCTTTCAGATCAATTGCCTGTAATTCACAATAGCTACAGCAGTCACTCTTTAACAACTCAACTTTTTATGAAATTACAAACGACACACTGTCGACAGCGTCTGCTTCAGCAGGTGTTGTGTAAAGTGATCTACACTGACACTATAAAAGAAGGGCAGACACGTCTTCTGGTTGCTAAACCCATTTTACCCAGGTTGCCTCTCACAGCTTTAAAGCCCTTCCTAATTTCTACTGTGATTGGTATTTAAGAGAAACCTCACTACTTACCTTGTCAGTGCCAAAATATTCCCTTGTACATCGTACATTGTGTTCTGAGTGTATGTTAGGACAGTTTTGTGGGAAACAAATTGCTATTGGCCATTATATAAGCGGTTTAAGTGAAGAGTATTGTGTCACTGCCGAACTCCAAACAATCTGTGACACTTGGCCATTAGTAATGTCCAAGATGTTGTCACTTCATCTTAATATAAGACAACAGTGACTCACTGTCCACCTTTTCAAAAACGTTTTGTTCTGAACATACACCAGTCTTGTACCCAGCATATTTACATCTATTGCTGTCTGAACAGATGTTCATTAATGTGAACTGTCCctatcaaataaataactaaacaatgTTACTGGGTTGTTACATTGAGCAGAGGTACTCTACTAGAGTACttgatcaaaacaaaacactaaggAGCACATAAACAGCACACAAAGGACTTCTGATGTATCCACCAGAAGAAAATCAAACCTCTAAGTCTGGTTACCTGAATACACAGTGCACGCATGTCATGTGACATCAATGGTTTGCTGGTGTGTTTTCCTCAGGGCAGAGCTCTGCTGTCAAGGCTGCAGGGGCTGAAAGCGAAAGGCGTCCAGCTGAAGATCTCCAGCGGGATATTCGACTCAGCTGAGCTCAGGACACTTGCCAACCACAGTCAGTTCTCACTGTCACTGTTTCATCCATTCTGCCTGTTTGTACTCAAACGTGCTGTAGCTCTGCTGTGCCTGTTTAGTCTGTTTGCCCATTTTTCTTCTGCTAAGTTACTTGAAACTCTCATTTCTTCACCATATTTCCGTTTCGTCTGTTttcgtgttttattttcttactgcCCTTTCTCTTTTACTGTCGCTCACCTGCCATTTTCTAGATGCAGAGGTCCACTATGTAAACATGACAGCACTGATCAAAGGCAACCTCCACTCTTCCTTCTGGGTGGTCGACAGGAAGCATTTCTACATCGGCAGTGGCAGCATGGACTGGAGATCTCTGGCCACAGTATCGTAGACTCAACATAATTTACAGCACATACAACATCAGAAAATTCAAATTTACCTCTCTGTTGTCATTTAATTACCACCTTTACAGAAAGCAAAGTGCTTGTGTAAGGCTCTGGGATGTTCTGTGTACACTGTTACTGTTACAGTCATAATCTTTCTAATATTAAGTAGATctcaggatgttgttagtgggggcctttgggtcctatgggttgaggagaggagCCTCAGTTTATCACAGGAGTAAGTTACATGCATACTTATTCATGTTAAAGCTAAGAagccattaaaacattaaaatacacacagataGTGAGTATGCATCCGTTTGAATAcactatactgtatgtttttgtggGATCTTTTGTTGAAGGTCTTTAGCGTGTGGCATACAGAAATAGAAAGCGCTCATTCTTTCACTGCCATCTTCAAAGCTGGATGCTTTGGATGGTTCATTAAAGTGTGGAGCCTTTTGTTAGTAACCTTCATTTTATCTTtagacacacaaaagcacatgtGCAACTTGCTCATTCCTCAGCCAGAATCCAGTGGCAGTTATCGAAGTTGTAACGAAAAGTCTGAAAAATCTTTATTAATTCTCTGAAACATGACGAGTTAGGTGATGTATTTTTGGAATGGGCTGCATCAAACAAGACTTTAATGACTACATCTGAGCTTGTGTAAGCAGCGCAGGGGCAGAACGAAGgtgcagagacaaagagaaaacgAGAAATAAATTTACAGGCTCAGATGCTGAGTGACTTTTTAAAGTGGAAGTGAGTGGAAAAACGAGAACAGAGAGATTACCCACTGCAGTGTCTATTCATTCTGTGGCTTGTAACTGGATAAGACTTGTAAACAACATGACCTGATACGTATGGGCATTGAAAACAGGCGATAGAGATGATGGacaacctttttgtttttttaaccaatgACAGTGACGAGAATAACTACAAACGTGCCTGCATAAATGTTAGCTGCCCCCAAGCTTATGGTTCTCTAATAggtctttattttctctccagaGGAAGGAGCTGGGTGTGTTGGTGTACAACTGCAGCTGTCTGGCTCTGGACCTCCACAAATTGTTCAGCCTCTACTGGGGGCTGATGTACaaagacttcatcccctctttCTGGTCCAAACGCCTCTTTGCCCTCTTTAACAGCGACTCGCCACTGCAGCTGACACTGAACAGCACAAAAGCTCAGGCCTACATCTCTGTGAGTGACACACATTGTATTCATTTGTATCATACATCAGCtcagagaaaacatttacttAAGCATAGAAATCCTTTGATAATGTGGATTAAGGTGAGACACTTTTTTCAgccaattttatttttgctattttgccTCATTCacatgtcttctatcaaactagttttaaaaagtggtcAAGGCGCACATTTAggtgttcatttcactacattttgtctgtgttgcgcCTCTAAACCTCTAAACTGTCAGCCTCGTCTCGACCCCAGTATATGAAGtaccgttgtgaagctctttttctcccaCAGAAGGCTGTTGGGtgcaaatatggtcatatcctgtGTACTGGCAACCACATGCACttaccaaactttccagatttattcctaactacactctgtagttatttatttattttcatatattattcagagcctgatttgtATAACATTTTACCCCTAAAACATGGTGGCAAAAATAGATTGTTttgactgttgacagtattttctgatttatgttaaaaaagagATCAGAaatccctctgtaaatacctgaaTCTACCttaaattaaacatgttaacaaaatgaagaattttgaacctcactttagccatgattcagatttctgttctggaaatgtatgcaaattagctCATATTTAAGTAGacaactcctcatttgcatatttaaatataaattcacaaaacaattgaaatacaaaaaaatatatacataatcaactggagaagtttcatggcgatatctattagttaaaaaCTTTGCCCTATTCATCTGTAGTGTCTCCCTTTAATGGTGGGTACATCGAGCTGCACATAAAAGGAACATTAGGttcttaaatgcatttaaagtgaTCTGACAGTGTAAGTTATAGACTCTACGTCTTGAGTCTTTGTCGTTTGAGTCATACTTTACAGGCACTACGATGTTTATTGTCTGAGCTGCCGAGGGCACTACTTAATTAGGAAATGCAAAACACTGTTCTCTGTGTAGTCCGGAGGGAGAGATGAAGACAGAGCCTGGGATCCAGACACAGGTGTTTAGAGATGTACTGATGCACTAGACTCATGCTGCATTCAAGGCATGTTGCAGTCATTGTAATTAAGAGATTCcatcttaataaataaacttcaCATCAAAATCCAGCGTGAAATTATGTCTGGAGTTTTCTGAGAGCTTCTTTGAGCTTATTAATAGGGCCATAAAAACCCAGCAGACATGGAAGATTTGTCAGAATTGTCAGTGTGCAATATTTTAATCCCGCATCCACTGTCAAGTTTTGTAGCGGCAGATGCTCATTTAAAATGGGTCTATTCTAAATGTCTGGAAGATGGGAACTAGGTAAAGGAAAACTGAATTTTTCATGGAGAGTGCGTTTGGGCAGGACACTGTGTCTTTCAGTGGACATGAGTGATGGTGATGTCTCCtccctgcagcagaaaaaaaaagttgatccGGCTGTGCTGTCCATTTTCACAAGATTTATTTGAACACAAGAAACACGTGCGTGCGAGCACAAACGTGTCGCATTTATCAATCACAGAGCGCAGTGAAAGTCAACAGGAAGTCAGAGTCATAAACAAAGGCAGAGCTAATGATCACTTGGGTGAACGGTAATCACGAGCTGAgtcagttgttttaatgttaacaGTGCTAACGGTAAATGTATAATGGTCATTTCTGAGTCACTGGGGTGATTAATATCTATTTACACAACGCTCTGAATCATTTGTGTGTCACTGTCTGCACTCAGCAGTCGTGCATCCTCTCATTCCACAATGGTTACACCTCCTAACTGCCTCCTTTCTCGTTCCTTCGACAGAGCTCGCCGGATGTTTTAATCCCCAAAGATCGCAGCAATGACCTGGAAGCCATTTCTCGGGTCATCCAAGAGGCCCGCCATTTCATCTACATCTCCATCACTGATTACCTGCCTCTCCtggacagcagcagccacaggtTAGAGCCACTCTGCGGTGATTTGGCAGACGTTCATCATCATTCAAGCCACCAAACCATGTGTATGCTTCCGTGTGCATCTGGCTCTTTgcccatgtttgtgtgtgtctgtacccGTGCCAAGGTACTGGTCTCATATCGATGCTCTTATAAGAGAGGCTCTGATCCTGAGGAAGGTGCGAGTCCGTCTGCTGATAAGTTGCTGGGAAAAGACTCATCCACTCACTTTCAACTTCATCTGGTCCCTGAGGAGTCTGTGTATGGAGCAGGCCAACTGCTCTCTGGAGGCTGTAAGTTCAAGGCCACGTGTACTATTTTTACCCCTACAGATGCACTTTATCAATGCTCACTGCACCTCTGCatgcgtgtctttgtgtgtagaAGTTCTTCAACCCCAGAGTGCAGAGGGATGGCAGTCTCCAGGGAATAAACCACAACAGGTTTATGGTTACAGACAGAGCCATTTATTTAGGTGAGCTCATCGACTAGACTTTATGGCTGTGGCCCATGTGTCTCCGCTTGCTCCATGTCATTTTTAGTGTGCTTAAAGGAATAGGtccacattgattttttttttgtgcaagaaTGAGATTAGAAGATCAATACTATCCTTGTGTAGGGATCTAGAGCCACGAGGAAATTTGGGTTTGGATAAAGACTTGAATCAGATGTGAAAACAACACTGTCCTGAAGTCCAATGTCTTAATGTTCACCTTTGAACattacttacattttttttttttttagattaacaTCAAGTAGAAGTTGCATCATGCAATGTTGATGTTTACCATTATCAATGCATAGGATCGTTAATTAGTGAACTTCAAATGCATTAGTATTCTTATTTAAGCCAACGACATATCTGGGCTGTGGCTCCATGGTCGTCTTGCTTCTATACAACACCCAAAACTGATGTGTTTCCTAAGTTTCTGACTCCTGTCTGTTTCCTGACAGGCAACCTTGACTGGGTGGGGAATGAGTTCACCTTTAATGCGGGAGCAGGCCTCGTAATCACTCAGCCAGAGGGCGTCGAGGAGAGGAACTCCACGGTGGTGGAGCAGTTACAGGCTGTGTTTGAGCGGGACTGGTTTTCCCGTTACACCCGCTCACTCCAGGCTAATAAAATCCCTGTTTGCAACAAGCACCACATCAATAGGCTGGTGTCCGTCAAAGCCAGCCACCTAGACAATGGCCCAGTGCCTATCAGAAAAGGCCAGCATGATAATGGACCTGCACCAATAAGGAACCACCTCAAAGTTGATGGACAGACGGCTGACAAAACAAGGCCCCATGACGACAGACTCAGCAAAGGTAGTCACCAGCAAATGGTGCCTCTAGTGCCACTTGTGGAGGGTCACCAAGAGAGGGGTCGAATCAAAATGAGTCACTTTGACAACAGGCAGATACAAATAGAAGGAAAGAGCCAGGACAGTCCAGTGGATCTACCTGGTCAGTCAGCAGAGAGCAGCGGCTTCAGAGAGATCTCCAACGGACCCCTGTGACCTCAAAGCATGACCGGTCTGTTCTCCCAGAGTGAAATTTTTGGGGACCTCCTTTCTTCCAGTGACAATGGACTTCTACCACTGGGTCTTTGTAGCattttgttattgtcattttgtagaAAACTATAATTCTGCTTAGTTTAGAGGTATTTTCTGGTTTGCAGGACTTGACAATGTACAGGGTAGAACTCAGGAAGGTAAGTGAACTCACCACTTGAGTCTGGCACTTTTGACGGATACTTTGAGAAAGGAACCAAACCATTTTGGTTTCTAAGAAATACTGATTaatacaatattaataatattagtaTTATCTTAAAACCTTGGAATttagttaatttttttgtccttgaggTCTCTCAAGCTAAAGGGACTGTATTTGTATTGACTGCCAGAAAACTGGGTGTCGGTTAAGTTGTTTGTGGCAGTCATGATTTATCACCCTTTAAAAGGGGGAGTAACACCTGCATGCTTATGCAGATTCAAAACGCCATGAACCAGATGTAGCTAACCTGCATCTAGTATTCAAGAAACACTCCAAAAAATGGGAGATTCACCACTCAGCTTTGGTTGTTGTGGATCTATTATTGCCTCTATTCTCTGATTCATAGATCCACATATTAATTAGAACTAGTAATATCAGATCTTCAAACCATCAAGAAAAAACGAGTTTAACACACACAAGTTACATCTACCAAATAATTTATTAGACTCTGGTAAAAGAAAGAACCCCATAACTCATGCTGTGTGTTGACCCAGATTTTAGCAACTGCGGCTCCAGAGGGACTTATCAAATCTTGTCCACAAGAACAAAGACCAGGATtgcaaaatgtttcattttttggaGGTTgtgattaaatttaattatctTTTAGATGGGGCCTAACATGCTCTATCTGTTACTATCGGAAAACTACAACCTTCACTGCTTCAAGTCAAATAAAGGTTTGTGATAGTTTCCCTAGAGGATGGAGCCTATTGATCTGAAATGCCCTTAACATATATTCATTAGTGTTTCCTCATACAAATCCtaaggaaagaagaggagatggaATGCAGTGTCGTAACTTATTGAACAAATACTGAAGGAGCAGTTTGAAGAAGATGCCAGAGGATCTCTGCTGTTGGCAAATCAATACAATGAATTTTTAACAGAGCCTGACAGTTTCACTTTAACCTGAAGGACATGGTGGCCTATAATGTCATGACTGCATATGTGTTCCCTCCGTCATGTGTAAGCAAAGCCACAGAGTCTAGGATTGTCTGAAAAGAATAACTAATTTACACGCTAGTTGCAactttcatttgctttttgaATGACTGCATGTCAGTTTACACACTCTTTGCTATGAGTGCAACTTTTAACAACAATGCTTGTGGAGTTTATAATAATGTAAAggtattttttaacttttaaagccATTCATTGAGCAAACAACTTTGTGTAGTCAGTCTGTCGTCTGAATTTGTTTAgcagaatgaaaaaacaaaacaaaacatgtaattcTGCCAATAAACTGGAGCTAAAACgtgcagaaagacagacagtcagCATGGTAGAGAGAAAATTCATCAGCAAATGATTCTAATAATTGACTGATCAGTCATTTTTTGTCAACTATTCCCTGGTTCTAGTTTgtcaaatgttaatattttttttatgatattaaACCATATATCTGGTTTAACTTTTAGGAATAATGATGgatatttttaactatttttctTAATCAGTAATTTGAACAAACTAAATCCTTAGTTGCAGCCCTTTAACGATATAATTTTTGATAGAAACCATTGAGGGCTTTACTTGTTTTCAGAGGATTTATGTGTGCACACTTCGCGTCTGCTCTGTTTGTGCTACAAGTCCAAAAACGTTACGTCTTGTTTCAAAAATACAAAGGTAGGTCCAAGCATTTCTTGGCAAAAGCAAAATCAGTTGAGAATTGTTGACTTGCCATTGTGGATATATTCTGCCCTCTAGAGGATTTCATAAGAgagaacatttctttttacttctgcAATGTGATATATTATAAAAATCAGCCTTGGCTGCGGGTATATGTTGGTTCACTGACTACTGAATATATGTAACTTCATGTAAAATGTGTACAGAGTCAGTGTGATGtgaatgttgctgtttttctgcaaaaatcTGAACTGAAGGTATTCTTAGAGATACGGCTTCACAATATCAGATTAcataatatgtaaataataacaataggGCCTCAGGCATTGCCCCATAGCCCTAATAATGgtaatttacatttacatattaattttaacatgcaaaaaaaagaatgaaaaacaacttttgCTTTACTGCTGTATGCGTACccacattttctccatttctgtgTGAGTCACACTAATTCATCCGtgattaataattcattcagCCTCACAATCGTACAGTATAACCTCAACAATTGCATCACATATTCTTGTAAAGCACTATGTTACCACACTGTATTGTTAAACTGTATTGCCTGGAGTCAGATCCCCTACTTTATGCTGCTATTATGTGTAACTGTCACACGAAAGAAGGAATGATGCTTAACGTATGTTATCTATTGaactgttttgttctgtttttatctaTTGAACTGAGTATTTTGGTTTTTAACAAGAGTAACTAATTTCATATTAATAGGGACCACGACTCAGATGCCAAGGATTAACCTCTGCACTGGTTTACAATCTGCAACATGCAAATTACAATGTTGAagcaaaaagtaattttaaGTTAACCTGTATATGATACTATTTGTCTTGAGGTCAGAAGTCTGGAAGGAGCTGCAGAACGAAGCACTGTCACTGAGTGGTTCAATGGAAATGCTTACTGTTAAAGCTTTTATGTCGCCAACCTTTATTCTGTTGAATTGTTTCGGCATGACTTCTGCTTGCATGCCTTGCCTTTATGAACTGTGCACAATAGCTACAAGCCTTTCTAGAGATGATGCTATGATGAAACCTTGTATACCTTTAAAACTACAGAAGGAAtgtatatttattgaatatCCTTGTTAATGCACACTACTGAATTATATGATCACTGAGTTTTTactcttaataataaaaaaaatatctacgCTTTCTGAGTGCGCATGCATttgactgtgtttgtttctgtgtttgggTGCACAGTAAGGGATTTGGCTTTTCTAACTGGTTGATTAAAGCAAAGTGGCTTGCCTTAGAAGTTCACTGATGGCAGTCAGA
Coding sequences within it:
- the LOC125019278 gene encoding inactive phospholipase D5-like isoform X2, encoding MKSQQKCIVIFALVCCFAVLVALIFSAVDVWGEDEDGITEENCSRDCRISLVENIPEDISFLENGTSYLPLSVGLYNLLDQAIRVVEIVSPLWLLNSSDYESSFQPTARQGRALLSRLQGLKAKGVQLKISSGIFDSAELRTLANHKVHYVNMTALIKGNLHSSFWVVDRKHFYIGSGSMDWRSLATRKELGVLVYNCSCLALDLHKLFSLYWGLMYKDFIPSFWSKRLFALFNSDSPLQLTLNSTKAQAYISSSPDVLIPKDRSNDLEAISRVIQEARHFIYISITDYLPLLDSSSHRYWSHIDALIREALILRKVRVRLLISCWEKTHPLTFNFIWSLRSLCMEQANCSLEAKFFNPRVQRDGSLQGINHNRFMVTDRAIYLGNLDWVGNEFTFNAGAGLVITQPEGVEERNSTVVEQLQAVFERDWFSRYTRSLQANKIPVCNKHHINRLVSVKASHLDNGPVPIRKGQHDNGPAPIRNHLKVDGQTADKTRPHDDRLSKGSHQQMVPLVPLVEGHQERGRIKMSHFDNRQIQIEGKSQDSPVDLPGQSAESSGFREISNGPL
- the LOC125019278 gene encoding inactive phospholipase D5-like isoform X1, with product MKSQQKCIVIFALVCCFAVLVALIFSAVDVWGEDEDGITEENCSRDCRISLVENIPEDISFLENGTSYLPLSVGLYNLLDQAIRVVEIVSPLWLLNSSDYESSFQPTARQGRALLSRLQGLKAKGVQLKISSGIFDSAELRTLANHNAEVHYVNMTALIKGNLHSSFWVVDRKHFYIGSGSMDWRSLATRKELGVLVYNCSCLALDLHKLFSLYWGLMYKDFIPSFWSKRLFALFNSDSPLQLTLNSTKAQAYISSSPDVLIPKDRSNDLEAISRVIQEARHFIYISITDYLPLLDSSSHRYWSHIDALIREALILRKVRVRLLISCWEKTHPLTFNFIWSLRSLCMEQANCSLEAKFFNPRVQRDGSLQGINHNRFMVTDRAIYLGNLDWVGNEFTFNAGAGLVITQPEGVEERNSTVVEQLQAVFERDWFSRYTRSLQANKIPVCNKHHINRLVSVKASHLDNGPVPIRKGQHDNGPAPIRNHLKVDGQTADKTRPHDDRLSKGSHQQMVPLVPLVEGHQERGRIKMSHFDNRQIQIEGKSQDSPVDLPGQSAESSGFREISNGPL